From one Rhizobium rosettiformans genomic stretch:
- a CDS encoding VWA domain-containing protein, which produces MAELGPHDAYEKALDDRGAELWADARLAIELLGLGGASLGGVWLKGRSGGVRDFFMSRLQERLGIGFVRLPPGTSAANLSGGVDLAATAATGSLVRQQGLLTRAEGGGLMVPMAERLDPSLAAMVARAMDQPAESSFLLVALDESLDDEAPLSTGIADRLALRIDLDGIGWHHVNGTETEPARLQAPATNWQDVTINDRLLKGLSTISAISGHGSTRILAHLARTARLLACREDRTAVEERDALTALRLCLGLRLTPQAEAPAEQPDDPSTDVPPRQDEEPVNPSASTDPADQDQDNNADKPTQLDALKEMLAAIKAGALSADPWLTIAQRPSRNGGGAGKSGDLHKNTRRGRPFGIGLAPPHPEARPDIIATLRAAAPFQRIRAAQRQALGVANPRPSSGATAPRAYVSRDDFRYLRLRHAAPSTAIFVVDASGSTALERLGETKGAIEQLLTRCYVRRDEVALIAFRGTSAELLLPPTRSLTAAKRQLAALPGGGPTPLAAGLKAGLELALSVERRGSSPVLVLLTDGSGNIALDGTPDRALAAEELSRLARNCKSRDLKTICIDIARRPRESVTTLANMLGADLHILRKADAGHVSQLVDRSMQEARA; this is translated from the coding sequence ATGGCTGAACTTGGCCCCCACGACGCCTATGAGAAGGCCCTTGACGACAGGGGGGCCGAACTGTGGGCGGATGCGCGGCTGGCGATCGAGCTACTTGGCCTGGGAGGCGCGAGCCTCGGCGGCGTCTGGCTGAAGGGCCGATCGGGCGGTGTGCGCGATTTTTTCATGTCACGACTCCAGGAACGCCTCGGGATCGGCTTTGTCCGCCTGCCACCCGGCACATCTGCGGCCAATCTCTCAGGCGGCGTGGATCTCGCGGCAACCGCTGCGACAGGAAGCCTCGTCCGACAACAGGGTCTTCTGACCAGGGCCGAAGGTGGCGGACTGATGGTTCCCATGGCAGAACGCCTCGACCCGTCGCTCGCCGCCATGGTCGCCCGCGCGATGGATCAACCTGCAGAGAGCAGCTTTCTGCTGGTCGCCCTCGACGAATCCCTTGATGATGAAGCCCCGCTTTCCACAGGAATTGCCGATCGCCTTGCGCTGCGCATCGATCTCGACGGCATCGGCTGGCATCATGTGAACGGCACGGAGACAGAACCAGCACGATTGCAGGCCCCGGCCACCAACTGGCAGGATGTGACGATCAATGATCGGCTGCTGAAGGGCCTCTCCACGATCTCGGCAATATCAGGCCATGGCTCGACCCGCATATTGGCCCATCTCGCACGCACGGCACGACTTCTGGCGTGTCGCGAGGACCGTACGGCAGTTGAGGAGCGCGACGCCCTGACGGCCCTTCGCCTTTGCCTTGGTCTGCGACTGACGCCTCAGGCTGAAGCGCCGGCCGAGCAGCCGGACGATCCATCGACAGATGTTCCTCCCCGCCAGGACGAAGAACCGGTTAATCCTTCGGCTTCGACGGACCCGGCCGATCAGGATCAAGACAACAATGCCGATAAGCCAACACAGCTCGACGCGCTGAAGGAAATGCTGGCGGCCATCAAGGCAGGTGCGCTCTCGGCAGATCCTTGGCTCACTATCGCCCAGCGCCCCAGCCGCAACGGGGGCGGGGCGGGTAAATCGGGTGACCTGCATAAGAACACCCGGCGGGGACGGCCTTTCGGCATCGGGCTCGCGCCGCCCCATCCGGAGGCTAGGCCCGACATCATCGCGACCCTGCGCGCAGCAGCGCCCTTTCAACGCATCCGGGCCGCCCAGCGGCAGGCTCTGGGTGTGGCGAACCCTCGTCCATCGTCCGGAGCCACGGCGCCGCGCGCCTATGTCAGCCGCGATGACTTCCGGTATCTGCGTCTGCGCCATGCAGCCCCGTCCACGGCAATCTTTGTCGTCGACGCCTCGGGTTCCACCGCGCTGGAACGCCTCGGCGAAACCAAGGGCGCGATTGAACAACTCCTGACGCGCTGTTACGTCCGCCGCGACGAAGTAGCCTTGATCGCCTTCAGGGGCACAAGCGCTGAGCTGCTTCTGCCACCGACCCGCTCGCTCACCGCCGCGAAGCGCCAACTTGCCGCCCTCCCCGGCGGCGGGCCAACGCCGCTTGCTGCGGGGCTGAAAGCCGGCCTTGAGCTGGCGCTCTCTGTCGAGCGACGCGGCAGCAGCCCTGTGCTGGTCCTGCTGACCGATGGCAGCGGCAACATCGCCCTCGATGGCACCCCTGATCGGGCCTTGGCCGCCGAAGAACTCTCGCGTCTTGCCCGAAACTGCAAATCCAGGGACTTGAAGACGATCTGCATCGACATTGCACGCCGCCCCCGCGAAAGCGTGACCACTCTTGCGAACATGCTCGGCGCCGACTTGCACATCTTGCGAAAAGCCGATGCCGGTCATGTCTCACAACTCGTGGACCGCTCGATGCAGGAGGCGCGCGCATGA
- a CDS encoding phytoene desaturase, with translation MNVASRFPRHKPKPVDNRPHAVVIGAGVGGLATGALLGAKGYRVTIIDPLDEPGGRAYAHRQDGFTFDAGPTIITAPWLFEKLWHDCGGRLSDDVELRPNTPFYRVRFDDGTVFDYSGDRAAMETQIAKIEPRDVAGYRSFLDESRRIYEVAFEQLAHKPFHSLLFTAKTLAGLVRLGGYRSVYSVVSKHFKSDKLRTLFSFHPLLIGGNPFSATSFYCLIAHLEGKYGVHHAIGGTNALVRGIASLVTRNGGQIRLNETITEIETEGRRATAVRLASGERIAADIVISNADPATTYGKLLKQHPRKRWTDAKLKRGDYSMSLFVWYFGTNRRYDDVLHHTMLFGPRYRGLLDDIFRNHRLADDFSLYLHRPTASDPSLAPPGGDAFYVLSPVPNLESGTDWNEAAEIYRRKIEKRLEETMLPGLSESIVSSRIATPLDFRDRLLSWQGAAFALEPKLFQSAWFRPHNRSEELDNLFLCGAGTHPGAGLPGVVSSARIVADLVPDPASILAETWHRQTREKRP, from the coding sequence ATGAATGTCGCCAGCCGTTTTCCCAGACACAAACCCAAACCTGTCGACAACAGACCGCATGCCGTCGTGATCGGTGCTGGTGTCGGAGGTCTTGCGACGGGCGCCCTGCTCGGCGCCAAGGGCTATCGCGTCACGATCATAGATCCGCTGGACGAACCCGGCGGGCGTGCCTACGCCCATCGCCAGGATGGTTTCACCTTCGACGCCGGGCCGACCATCATCACAGCCCCCTGGCTTTTCGAAAAGCTCTGGCATGACTGCGGTGGACGCCTGAGTGACGATGTCGAACTCCGGCCAAACACCCCTTTTTACCGCGTGCGCTTCGATGACGGTACAGTCTTCGACTATTCCGGCGACCGCGCGGCGATGGAAACGCAGATCGCGAAGATCGAACCGAGGGATGTCGCGGGCTATCGCAGCTTTCTCGACGAGAGCCGGCGGATCTATGAAGTCGCCTTCGAGCAACTGGCGCACAAACCCTTCCACAGCCTGCTGTTCACGGCAAAGACGCTTGCCGGCCTCGTGCGCCTGGGCGGCTATCGCTCCGTCTATTCGGTTGTCTCGAAGCATTTCAAGAGCGACAAGCTGCGCACCCTCTTCTCCTTCCATCCGCTGCTGATCGGCGGAAACCCCTTCTCGGCCACCTCGTTCTACTGCCTGATCGCCCATCTCGAGGGCAAATATGGCGTGCATCATGCGATCGGCGGCACGAACGCGCTGGTGCGCGGCATCGCCTCGCTCGTCACCCGCAATGGTGGACAGATACGGCTGAATGAAACCATAACCGAAATCGAGACGGAGGGGCGTCGGGCAACGGCCGTACGCCTGGCATCCGGCGAGCGGATCGCTGCCGACATTGTCATCTCGAATGCCGATCCCGCCACCACCTATGGCAAGCTTCTGAAGCAGCATCCCCGGAAACGCTGGACCGATGCCAAGCTCAAACGTGGCGACTATTCGATGAGCCTCTTCGTCTGGTACTTCGGGACGAACCGCCGCTATGACGATGTCCTGCATCACACGATGCTTTTCGGGCCGCGCTATCGCGGACTTCTCGACGACATCTTCCGGAATCACCGCCTCGCGGACGATTTCAGCCTCTATCTGCACCGACCGACGGCGAGCGATCCCTCTCTGGCTCCGCCCGGCGGCGATGCCTTCTACGTCTTGAGCCCGGTGCCGAACCTCGAAAGCGGGACCGACTGGAACGAGGCAGCCGAAATCTACCGCCGCAAGATCGAAAAACGGCTCGAGGAAACCATGCTGCCCGGTCTTTCAGAGAGCATCGTCTCCTCGCGAATTGCGACCCCGCTCGACTTCCGCGACAGGCTTCTCTCCTGGCAGGGGGCCGCCTTCGCGCTTGAACCCAAGCTCTTTCAGAGCGCCTGGTTCCGACCGCATAACAGAAGCGAGGAACTCGACAATCTCTTCCTCTGCGGTGCTGGCACACATCCCGGTGCAGGCCTCCCGGGCGTCGTGTCGTCGGCGCGCATCGTTGCCGATCTCGTACCGGATCCAGCCAGCATCTTGGCCGAAACCTGGCATCGCCAGACACGGGAGAAGCGCCCATGA
- the crtD gene encoding 1-hydroxycarotenoid 3,4-desaturase CrtD: MAGLSAAIRLAAAGYPVVVCEAQAEAGGKMRRVESAGRGFDAGPTVLTMKWVFDALFASAGRRIDDDLKLVPSTVIARHYWRSGACLDLHADQEETIRAIGDFAGRREAEGYRRFAADSRRTFEVLKDSFIDASRPNPVSLSRRIGLGRPADLFAIKPFSTLWSALGGYFSDVRLRQLFGRYATYCGSSPFLSPATLMLVAHVEQEGVWTVEGGIRALAIRLEALAADLGVEFRYGDAVSEILIDPSRRAVSGVVTRSGRKVEARQIVYNGDVAALPRLIGAPLPDPARSRAQRSLSALVSCSVAEPKGVEIAHHTVFFSDDYEREFEAVFRRREAPSDPTVYLCAQDRDATGCLQAGSVGPERIYALMNLPADGDRHRFDESEVNACLKSMERRLELNGLTLSNQQGSASITTPDRFASLYPGTGGALYGMASHGWMASFARPGSEGPVPGLYLAGGSVHPGPGLPMAALSGKLAAERLMADRPLTRRSRPAGITGGMPTEQATAGASPSP; the protein is encoded by the coding sequence ATGGCGGGGCTGTCGGCTGCTATTCGACTCGCCGCTGCCGGATACCCGGTCGTCGTCTGCGAGGCGCAGGCCGAGGCCGGAGGCAAGATGCGGCGTGTCGAATCGGCAGGCCGTGGCTTCGACGCCGGCCCCACGGTTCTCACGATGAAATGGGTGTTCGATGCCCTGTTTGCGTCTGCGGGCCGCAGGATTGACGATGACCTCAAGCTGGTCCCATCGACCGTGATCGCGCGCCATTACTGGCGGAGTGGTGCCTGTCTCGATCTCCATGCCGACCAGGAGGAAACGATCAGGGCAATCGGAGACTTTGCCGGACGGCGGGAGGCCGAGGGATATCGACGCTTTGCTGCCGACAGCCGGCGGACGTTCGAGGTGTTGAAAGACAGCTTCATCGACGCCTCCAGACCCAATCCGGTTTCGCTCTCCCGCCGCATCGGGCTCGGTCGGCCGGCGGATCTGTTCGCGATCAAGCCGTTCTCGACGCTCTGGTCCGCGCTCGGCGGCTATTTTTCCGATGTGCGCCTGCGCCAGCTTTTCGGCCGTTACGCGACCTATTGCGGCTCTTCGCCCTTTCTGTCTCCGGCAACGCTGATGCTGGTCGCGCATGTCGAGCAGGAGGGTGTGTGGACCGTCGAGGGCGGGATCAGGGCGCTTGCCATTCGTCTCGAAGCGCTTGCCGCCGATCTCGGTGTCGAGTTCCGTTATGGCGATGCTGTCAGCGAGATCCTCATCGATCCCTCGCGACGGGCCGTGTCCGGGGTCGTCACCCGCAGCGGCCGAAAAGTCGAGGCCCGGCAGATCGTCTACAACGGCGATGTCGCCGCGCTGCCCCGGCTGATCGGCGCCCCGCTTCCGGACCCAGCTCGCAGCAGGGCACAACGGTCTCTGTCGGCCCTGGTGTCCTGCAGCGTCGCCGAGCCCAAAGGTGTCGAGATTGCCCATCATACGGTGTTCTTTTCCGACGACTATGAGCGCGAGTTCGAGGCGGTCTTCAGGCGGCGTGAAGCACCTTCCGACCCGACCGTCTATCTCTGTGCTCAGGACCGCGATGCGACCGGTTGCCTTCAGGCCGGCTCTGTCGGGCCCGAACGCATCTACGCCCTGATGAACCTTCCGGCGGATGGCGATCGGCACCGGTTCGATGAAAGCGAGGTCAATGCATGTCTCAAGAGCATGGAACGGCGACTGGAGCTGAACGGCCTGACGCTCTCGAACCAGCAGGGCTCGGCGAGTATCACCACGCCGGATCGCTTTGCGAGCCTCTATCCGGGAACGGGAGGAGCCCTTTACGGGATGGCCTCGCACGGGTGGATGGCATCCTTCGCTCGGCCGGGATCGGAGGGGCCGGTGCCGGGGCTCTATCTGGCGGGGGGCAGCGTACATCCGGGCCCGGGCCTGCCGATGGCGGCGCTCTCCGGCAAGCTCGCGGCCGAACGGTTGATGGCGGACCGGCCTTTGACCAGGCGGTCGCGCCCGGCGGGTATCACTGGTGGTATGCCGACGGAACAAGCGACTGCGGGCGCTTCGCCTTCACCGTGA
- a CDS encoding carotenoid 1,2-hydratase, translating into MIAFIGSVFSPYYHWSGRHDPEDHIAFNVALYGPQGHAWAMTERGKARLSRDRHSLAIGKSSFRYDGSGFVISFDEIFLPWPGQRLLPKRMRGDIRLAPDFLGARAYGLDRAGFHIWQPVAPNGRVTVACEALADGGWIGTGYHDMNHGARPLETDFSGWDWARGTTDDGRTVILYDSVLADGTNSRFGLVCGRDGAVAEFDPPSRKPLKRGFWGVGGGIACDGGASPVLKNALEDTPFYRRSLVETVIAGDPVEMMHETLDCRRLANPVVRMMLPFRMPRRA; encoded by the coding sequence GTGATCGCCTTTATCGGCTCCGTGTTTTCGCCCTACTATCACTGGTCCGGCCGGCATGATCCGGAAGACCATATCGCCTTCAATGTCGCGCTCTACGGGCCGCAGGGACACGCCTGGGCGATGACCGAGCGTGGCAAGGCCCGGCTCAGTCGCGACCGGCATTCCCTGGCGATCGGCAAAAGTTCGTTCCGCTACGATGGGTCAGGTTTCGTGATCAGCTTCGACGAGATCTTCCTGCCCTGGCCCGGCCAGCGTTTGCTGCCAAAACGCATGCGGGGCGACATCCGTCTTGCCCCGGATTTTCTCGGTGCGCGGGCCTATGGTCTCGATCGCGCCGGGTTTCACATCTGGCAGCCGGTCGCTCCCAATGGGCGGGTCACCGTCGCCTGCGAGGCGCTGGCCGATGGTGGATGGATAGGGACAGGCTATCACGACATGAACCATGGCGCCCGGCCGCTCGAGACGGATTTTTCCGGCTGGGATTGGGCGAGGGGCACTACGGATGATGGCCGTACGGTGATCCTTTACGATTCCGTGCTGGCCGACGGGACAAACAGCCGTTTCGGGCTCGTATGTGGGCGTGACGGTGCGGTGGCGGAGTTCGATCCTCCGTCGAGGAAACCGCTGAAGCGCGGGTTCTGGGGCGTCGGCGGCGGGATCGCCTGCGACGGCGGCGCAAGTCCCGTCTTGAAGAACGCTCTGGAAGATACGCCGTTCTATAGGCGCTCGCTGGTCGAAACGGTGATTGCCGGGGATCCGGTCGAAATGATGCACGAGACGCTCGATTGTCGCCGACTGGCAAATCCTGTTGTCAGGATGATGCTTCCGTTTCGTATGCCGCGGCGCGCCTAG
- the bchI gene encoding magnesium chelatase ATPase subunit I produces MAQPFPFAAIVAQEDMKKALLMAAVEPLLGGVLIFGDRGTGKSTAVRALTELLPPIETRDGCRYNCLPAEPQSACTVCNASSGLKPPAIVKHRAPMIDLPLGATEDRVCGSLDIEKALVAGEKHFEPGLLAAANRGFLYIDEINLLEDHLVDLLLDAAASGVNVVEREGLSIRHAARFVLVGSGNPEEGDLRPQLLDRFGLSVDVRTIDDLDQRIEVIRRRDTYETDPRGFIKLWAKRDAAVGRRVIAARKILRQVEIPDHVVRRMSQLCLRLGIDGMRGELTLMRASRAAAALSARLQVTWDDVADIAPMVLCHRLRRDPLDDAGSAPRIERALASIDDTGKDRHAHG; encoded by the coding sequence ATGGCCCAACCATTCCCATTCGCCGCCATCGTCGCCCAAGAGGACATGAAGAAGGCCCTCCTGATGGCGGCCGTCGAACCTTTGCTCGGCGGCGTGCTGATCTTCGGCGATCGCGGCACGGGAAAATCCACGGCAGTCCGCGCCCTGACGGAGCTACTGCCACCGATCGAAACGCGCGACGGTTGCCGTTACAACTGCCTTCCGGCAGAGCCGCAATCCGCCTGCACCGTCTGCAATGCCTCAAGCGGACTTAAGCCACCTGCTATCGTCAAGCATCGCGCACCGATGATCGATCTGCCACTAGGCGCGACCGAAGATCGTGTCTGCGGCTCGCTCGACATCGAAAAGGCCCTGGTCGCCGGGGAGAAGCACTTCGAGCCCGGGCTCCTGGCCGCCGCCAATCGCGGCTTCCTCTACATTGATGAGATCAATCTGCTGGAAGATCACCTTGTTGATCTGCTGCTCGACGCAGCAGCCTCCGGCGTCAATGTCGTCGAGCGCGAGGGCCTGAGCATCCGCCACGCTGCCCGTTTTGTCCTCGTTGGCAGCGGCAATCCGGAAGAAGGCGATCTCAGACCGCAATTGCTCGATCGCTTCGGTCTTTCCGTCGACGTGCGCACCATCGACGATCTCGACCAGCGCATCGAGGTGATCCGTCGCCGCGATACCTACGAGACAGACCCGCGCGGTTTCATCAAGCTCTGGGCCAAGCGAGACGCAGCCGTCGGTCGCCGGGTGATCGCCGCGCGAAAAATTCTCCGTCAGGTGGAGATCCCCGACCATGTGGTGAGGCGCATGTCGCAGCTCTGTTTGCGTCTCGGGATCGACGGCATGCGCGGCGAGCTGACCCTGATGCGCGCCAGTCGAGCTGCCGCAGCGCTCTCCGCGCGTCTGCAGGTCACCTGGGATGATGTCGCCGACATCGCGCCCATGGTGCTTTGTCATCGCCTGCGCCGCGACCCGCTTGACGATGCCGGTTCTGCACCACGCATCGAGCGCGCCCTGGCGTCGATCGACGACACAGGCAAAGACCGTCACGCCCATGGCTGA
- a CDS encoding polyprenyl synthetase family protein, whose product MDFPERIETGMQRALRYATANGCPPILAKALRHAVFPGGARIRPRLCLAVAAACGDREPLAADSAAVAIELLHCASLVHDDMPCFDNAMTRRGAPSVHAQFGEEIALLVGDGLIIAAFETVARETQQTPLLTAPMIATIANAVGSPYGLVAGQAWESEPEINIAAYHRAKTASLFSGAVSTGAIASGGNPREWLVLADALGAAYQVADDLYDAVGQSDAGKPAGQDSRNGKPNIVASIGLEAALVRLKRLVAEAVDSVPDCPGADGFRAMIRNEATRLMPKTLATSAA is encoded by the coding sequence ATGGATTTCCCCGAGCGCATCGAAACCGGCATGCAGCGCGCCTTGCGTTACGCGACCGCCAACGGATGTCCGCCCATCCTGGCGAAAGCCCTGCGGCATGCGGTGTTTCCCGGTGGTGCGCGCATAAGGCCCCGCCTCTGCCTCGCGGTCGCTGCAGCCTGCGGCGACCGCGAACCTCTTGCCGCCGACAGCGCCGCCGTGGCCATCGAGCTTCTGCATTGCGCCTCGCTCGTGCATGACGACATGCCGTGTTTCGATAACGCGATGACCCGCCGCGGAGCACCGAGCGTGCATGCCCAGTTCGGCGAGGAAATCGCCCTTCTCGTTGGCGACGGCCTGATCATCGCCGCTTTTGAGACGGTAGCGCGAGAGACGCAACAGACGCCACTGCTGACGGCGCCAATGATCGCCACCATCGCCAATGCCGTGGGCAGCCCCTATGGCCTCGTGGCCGGCCAGGCCTGGGAAAGCGAACCCGAGATCAACATCGCCGCCTATCACCGGGCCAAGACCGCCTCCCTGTTCAGCGGCGCGGTCTCGACGGGCGCCATCGCCTCCGGCGGCAATCCACGCGAATGGCTGGTGCTCGCCGATGCCCTCGGCGCCGCCTATCAGGTGGCGGACGACCTCTATGATGCCGTGGGGCAGTCCGATGCCGGCAAGCCGGCAGGACAGGACAGCCGCAACGGCAAGCCCAACATCGTCGCCAGCATCGGCCTCGAAGCCGCGTTGGTCCGCCTCAAGCGCCTCGTCGCTGAGGCTGTCGACAGCGTGCCCGATTGCCCCGGCGCAGACGGTTTCCGTGCGATGATCCGCAACGAGGCGACGCGGTTGATGCCGAAGACGCTAGCCACCAGCGCCGCGTAG
- the bchO gene encoding alpha/beta fold hydrolase BchO, which yields MTLGRDRLNWETDGRNWPNRSASQFVKTNACDWHVQIAGPDTAPMILLLHGTGASSHSWRHLVPLLSTRFRVVAPDLPGHGFTRPRGTTDLSLSGMVRALTELLSELDRCPAVIIGHSAGAAIAVTLAASKAAAVPRHVIGINGAYLPIRGNALFSPLAKALFANPFSASMFSLMSRVTPLGGNLLTATGSPIDEEGRAIYRVLLASPAHVRGALGMMAAWDLSRFDATLQRLPFPMTLIAAKDDPMVPIENSQHAARQAPGSRLVLTDKGGHLLHECRPADVVQWLDEAIGNQRPNGADAA from the coding sequence ATGACACTCGGGCGCGATCGACTGAACTGGGAAACGGACGGCCGCAACTGGCCGAACCGCAGCGCAAGCCAGTTCGTGAAGACCAATGCCTGTGACTGGCATGTTCAGATCGCGGGGCCTGACACTGCACCGATGATCCTCTTACTGCACGGCACAGGCGCGTCCTCCCATTCCTGGCGCCATCTCGTGCCGCTGCTTAGCACGCGCTTCCGCGTCGTGGCGCCCGACCTTCCCGGCCACGGCTTCACCCGTCCGCGCGGAACAACAGACCTCTCGCTCTCCGGCATGGTGCGGGCATTGACGGAATTGCTCTCGGAGCTGGATCGCTGCCCCGCTGTCATCATCGGACATTCGGCCGGTGCTGCCATCGCCGTCACGCTGGCGGCCAGCAAGGCCGCTGCCGTGCCGCGCCATGTCATCGGTATCAACGGCGCCTACCTGCCGATCCGTGGCAACGCACTGTTTTCGCCGTTGGCCAAGGCGCTCTTCGCCAACCCATTTTCCGCTTCGATGTTTTCCCTGATGTCACGGGTGACCCCGCTAGGCGGCAATCTGCTGACCGCCACCGGCTCACCGATCGATGAGGAAGGGCGCGCGATCTACCGCGTGCTGCTTGCCTCCCCCGCCCATGTTCGCGGCGCGCTCGGCATGATGGCCGCCTGGGACCTGTCCCGTTTCGACGCCACCTTGCAGCGCCTGCCCTTCCCCATGACGCTGATCGCCGCCAAGGACGACCCCATGGTGCCGATCGAAAACTCTCAACACGCAGCGCGCCAAGCTCCGGGGAGCCGGCTCGTGCTGACGGACAAGGGCGGACACCTTCTGCATGAATGCCGGCCCGCCGACGTAGTCCAGTGGCTGGACGAAGCCATCGGAAACCAGCGACCAAATGGAGCGGATGCAGCATGA
- a CDS encoding phytoene/squalene synthase family protein, which produces MTPPDSAALDSLLARPLARRPILLNYGFSGDFEDQRACSAAIRRGSKSFHLASLLLPGPTREAARALYAFCRHSDDLIDDPRSGMPALQRLRVRLDLIYAGDPAPFACDRAFARVVHDHAIAKPVVEALLDGFAMDLDGRRHATIDDVKAYATCVAASVGLMMASVMGVSDRAALARAADLGIAMQLTNIARDVGEDARNGRLYLPLDWLEEQGIDVAAFLETPHFTPALGLVVRRLLDEAARHYRLGHAGIRSLPKPCRHAIRTAALVYEAIGESIAANGYDSVNHRATTGLSTKLGLLIKARSDDRRWTATAVRDLHAGTEPVARSLVTLSGLLRESAPMQRAVKPTSDAETAVGRVTDILLRLHTDARLETLRRREAAREKAASLA; this is translated from the coding sequence ATGACCCCTCCCGACAGCGCCGCCCTGGACAGTTTGCTCGCCCGTCCGCTCGCCCGTCGCCCCATCCTCTTGAATTATGGTTTCTCGGGCGACTTCGAGGATCAAAGGGCCTGTTCGGCGGCCATCCGTCGTGGCTCGAAATCCTTTCACCTCGCCTCTCTGCTTCTGCCTGGACCGACCCGCGAGGCCGCCCGCGCGCTTTATGCCTTCTGCCGGCATTCCGATGACCTGATCGACGATCCACGCAGCGGCATGCCAGCCCTTCAGCGCCTCCGCGTGCGGCTGGATCTGATCTATGCCGGCGACCCGGCACCCTTTGCCTGCGACCGTGCCTTCGCACGGGTGGTGCATGACCATGCGATCGCCAAGCCGGTCGTCGAAGCCCTGCTCGACGGCTTCGCCATGGATCTCGACGGGCGGCGCCACGCGACCATCGACGACGTAAAGGCCTATGCGACCTGCGTGGCTGCAAGCGTCGGGCTGATGATGGCATCGGTGATGGGCGTCAGCGACAGGGCAGCACTTGCCCGCGCGGCCGATCTCGGGATCGCGATGCAATTGACCAACATCGCCCGAGATGTCGGAGAAGACGCGCGAAACGGAAGACTCTATCTGCCGCTCGACTGGCTGGAAGAACAGGGTATCGACGTCGCGGCCTTCCTCGAGACTCCGCATTTTACCCCCGCGCTCGGTCTGGTGGTAAGGCGGCTGCTCGACGAGGCTGCCCGCCACTACCGGCTCGGCCATGCCGGCATTCGCAGCCTGCCGAAACCCTGTCGTCATGCGATCCGCACGGCCGCCCTGGTCTATGAGGCGATCGGCGAGAGTATCGCAGCCAATGGCTATGACAGCGTCAACCATCGTGCGACGACGGGGCTCAGCACCAAGCTTGGCCTCCTGATCAAGGCACGCTCCGACGATCGCCGCTGGACGGCGACGGCCGTGCGCGATCTCCATGCCGGAACAGAACCTGTCGCGCGATCGCTGGTGACACTAAGTGGACTCTTACGCGAGAGTGCACCAATGCAACGTGCTGTTAAGCCTACCTCCGATGCGGAAACGGCCGTCGGACGGGTCACCGACATCCTGCTCAGGCTGCATACCGACGCTCGACTTGAGACGCTGAGACGCCGAGAGGCGGCGCGAGAAAAGGCGGCGAGCCTTGCTTGA